The proteins below are encoded in one region of Paenarthrobacter ilicis:
- a CDS encoding aldo/keto reductase yields MQYTHLGRSGLKVSRLCLGTMNFGPQTEEDAAHSIMDSALDSGINFFDTANVYGGVEHRGWTEEIIGRWFAKGGERRERTVLATKLYGTMTDRPNESKLSALNIRRALDASLKRLQTDYIDVYQFHHVDRDTPWDEIWQAIEVAVQQGKILYSGSSNFAGWHIAKAQEAARRRNYTGLVSEQSIYNLFRRELELEVIPAAQDYGVGLIPWSPLQGGLLGGVLKKEEEGVRRTEGRALETLKKHEGQIRDYEDFADELGQKPGDVALAWLLHQPAVTAPIVGPRTQEQLDAAIRALDVTLDHDALKRLDSIFPGHRTAPEDYAW; encoded by the coding sequence ATGCAGTACACCCACCTGGGCCGTTCCGGCCTGAAAGTCTCCCGGCTTTGCCTGGGCACCATGAACTTCGGGCCGCAAACCGAAGAAGACGCCGCACACTCCATCATGGACTCCGCGTTGGACTCCGGAATCAACTTCTTTGACACCGCCAATGTGTACGGCGGCGTTGAACATCGCGGATGGACCGAGGAGATCATTGGCCGATGGTTCGCCAAGGGCGGCGAGCGCCGCGAGCGGACGGTCCTGGCCACCAAGCTGTACGGCACCATGACGGACCGTCCCAACGAGTCCAAACTGTCCGCCCTGAATATCAGGCGGGCCCTGGACGCCAGCCTGAAGAGGCTCCAGACGGACTACATCGATGTGTACCAGTTCCACCACGTTGACCGCGATACACCGTGGGATGAGATCTGGCAGGCGATCGAAGTGGCGGTCCAGCAGGGCAAGATCCTGTACTCGGGCAGCAGCAACTTTGCCGGTTGGCACATCGCCAAGGCGCAGGAAGCAGCGCGCCGCCGGAACTACACGGGCCTGGTGAGCGAGCAATCCATCTACAACCTGTTCCGACGCGAGCTGGAACTCGAGGTCATCCCCGCAGCACAGGACTACGGCGTTGGCCTGATTCCATGGTCGCCCCTGCAGGGCGGTCTCCTGGGCGGCGTCCTCAAGAAGGAAGAAGAAGGCGTCCGCCGCACGGAGGGCCGGGCCTTGGAGACCCTGAAGAAGCATGAAGGCCAGATCCGGGACTACGAGGACTTTGCGGATGAGCTGGGCCAGAAGCCCGGTGACGTTGCTTTGGCCTGGCTGCTTCATCAACCCGCCGTCACGGCGCCCATTGTTGGACCACGCACGCAGGAACAACTGGACGCGGCCATCCGGGCCTTGGACGTGACCCTGGATCACGACGCCCTCAAGCGCCTGGACAGCATCTTCCCCGGCCACCGCACCGCGCCCGAGGATTACGCCTGGTGA
- a CDS encoding SDR family oxidoreductase — protein MSDPASSLPPSGTTVAPRNILFIGGTGVISAWAAERAVALGHRLTILNRGRSAGRPVPEGATVLHADIRDPAAVREVLAGKEFDAVADFISYTPEQAQTALELFRGRTGQYVFISSASAYQKPPTTLPIRESTPLKNPFWQYSRDKIACEELLFAAYRDEDFPLTVIRPSHTYDRTKIAMVGGWTDIHRMRAGMPVMVHGDGTSLWTVTHSRDLAKALVGVLGRPQAIGESYTITSDEYLPWNQIYRLFARAAGVPEPELFHVASETIAAHSPELGPNLLGDRSHSVVFDNTKIKALVPDFTATIPFADGAREIVAWHDQHPELQVVQEDYMELCDRLYERNQRP, from the coding sequence GTGAGCGACCCCGCAAGCAGCCTGCCGCCCTCCGGGACCACGGTTGCCCCCAGGAATATCCTGTTCATCGGCGGCACGGGTGTCATCAGTGCCTGGGCCGCTGAACGCGCCGTGGCACTGGGCCACCGGCTGACCATTCTCAACCGGGGACGGTCAGCCGGGCGGCCGGTTCCGGAGGGGGCCACGGTTCTGCACGCCGACATCCGGGACCCTGCAGCTGTCCGTGAGGTGCTTGCAGGGAAAGAGTTCGACGCCGTTGCGGACTTTATCTCCTACACCCCGGAGCAGGCGCAGACCGCGTTGGAGCTGTTCCGTGGGCGGACGGGCCAGTACGTTTTCATCAGCTCGGCCTCGGCGTACCAGAAGCCTCCCACCACCTTGCCCATCAGGGAATCGACGCCCTTGAAGAACCCGTTCTGGCAGTATTCGCGGGACAAGATCGCCTGCGAGGAACTGCTGTTCGCCGCCTACCGGGATGAGGATTTTCCGCTGACAGTCATCCGGCCCTCCCACACGTACGATCGCACCAAGATCGCCATGGTGGGTGGTTGGACGGACATTCACCGGATGCGGGCCGGGATGCCGGTCATGGTGCATGGGGATGGCACCTCGCTGTGGACGGTGACCCACAGCCGGGACCTCGCCAAGGCATTGGTGGGCGTGCTTGGACGGCCCCAGGCCATCGGGGAGAGCTACACCATTACCTCGGACGAGTACTTGCCCTGGAACCAGATCTACCGCCTGTTCGCCCGTGCTGCAGGGGTTCCGGAGCCTGAGTTGTTCCATGTTGCCTCGGAGACCATCGCTGCCCACAGCCCGGAACTTGGCCCCAACCTGCTGGGCGATCGATCCCACTCCGTGGTGTTCGACAACACCAAGATCAAAGCCTTGGTTCCGGACTTCACAGCAACAATTCCTTTCGCGGACGGTGCCAGGGAGATCGTGGCATGGCATGATCAGCATCCTGAGCTTCAAGTAGTGCAAGAGGACTACATGGAGCTATGTGACCGGCTGTATGAAAGGAACCAACGCCCGTGA